A stretch of Lactuca sativa cultivar Salinas chromosome 6, Lsat_Salinas_v11, whole genome shotgun sequence DNA encodes these proteins:
- the LOC111897738 gene encoding protein CNGC15b — translation MSYANSRSVRFQDEVELPKFQSINADDLFKVKYNIEAKQIPETRIPEKRIEKHTRPSLKSKVLSRVFSEDYERVKKKILDPRGQSIRKWNKIFLVACLVSLFVDPLFFYLPSVRKNACIDIGFTLEVSLTIVRSVADVFYMIQIYMKFVTSYVAPSSRVFGRGELVIDSSKIAKRYIKGDLWIDFVAALPLPQLLIWVIIPSLSGSAMANTKNVLRFFIILQYVPRLYLIFPLSSQIVEATGVVTETAWAGAAYNLMLYMLASHVVGACWYLLAVERQEACWRSICVVEDPNCKDEFFDCERINEASRRSWFQTSNLTNQCVPTSEFYPFGIYGDALESEVTSALFFNKYFYCLWFGLKNLSSLGQNLSTSTYIGEIMFAIVIATVGLVLFALLIGNMQTYLQSTTVRLEEWRIKRTDTEQWMHHRQLPPELRQSVRRYDQYKWVATRGVDEESLLKGLPLDLRRDIKRHLCYDLVRRVPLFDQMDERMLDAICERLQPSLCTQGTCLVREGDPVNEMLFIIRGNLDSYTTNGGRTGFYNSCQIGPGDFCGEELLTWALDPRPSVVLPSSTRTVKAISEVEAFALIAEDLKFVASQFRRLHSKQLRHKFRFYSHQWRTWAACFVQAAWRRYKRRKSVRELQARESFKSVDYESGASSPVHGGGSRRPGGLKPGGGGGSLQKPTEPDFSVEERNDY, via the exons ATGTCATATGCTAATTCAAGATCTGTAAG ATTTCAAGATGAAGTTGAACTACCAAAGTTCCAATCAATCAACGCCGACGACTTAtttaaagtcaaatacaacaTAGAAGCAAAACAAATACCAGAAACAAGAATTCCCGAAAAAAGAATCGAAAAACACACACGACCCTCCTTAAAATCCAAAGTTCTTTCAAGAGTTTTCTCCGAAGATTACGAAAGAGTCAAGAAAAAAATCTTGGATCCTCGAGGTCAATCCATACGAAAATGGAACAAGATTTTCTTAGTCGCATGTTTAGTTTCTTTATTCGTAGACCCTTTGTTCTTTTACTTACCATCAGTCAGAAAAAACGCTTGCATCGACATCGgattcaccctcgaagtctctctCACAATCGTAAGATCAGTAGCCGATGTTTTTTACATGATTCAGATATACATGAAGTTCGTAACTTCTTACGTGGCACCTTCTTCTCGTGTTTTTGGAAGAGGTGAGCTTGTTATAGATTCTTCCAAAATAGCAAAAAGATACATAAAGGGTGATCTTTGGATCGATTTTGTAGCTGCCCTTCCCCTTCCTCAG CTGTTAATCTGGGTAATAATACCGAGCTTAAGTGGTTCAGCCATGGCGAACACAAAGAACGTTCTTCGTTTCTTTATCATCCTTCAATACGTTCCAAGACTTTATCTTATCTTCCCTCTCTCCTCACAAATAGTCGAAGCGACAGGTGTCGTTACAGAAACAGCATGGGCTGGAGCAGCGTATAACTTGATGTTATACATGTTGGCAAGCCAC GTTGTAGGAGCTTGTTGGTATCTTTTAGCAGTTGAAAGGCAAGAAGCGTGTTGGAGAAGCATATGTGTTGTTGAAGATCCGAATTGTAAAGACGAATTTTTCGACTGTGAAAGAATTAACGAAGCTTCTAGACGTTCATGGTTCCAAACAAGCAATCTGACAAATCAATGTGTCCCCACTAGCGAGTTTTATCCGTTTGGTATCTATGGGGATGCACTCGAGTCGGAAGTGACGTCAGCCTTGTTCTTCAACAAGTACTTCTATTGTCTTTGGTTCGGCTTAAAGAATCTCAG TTCTTTGGGTCAAAACTTGTCAACGAGCACTTACATTGGTGAAATAATGTTTGCGATTGTGATAGCGACTGTGGGTTTGGTTCTTTTCGCGTTGTTAATAGGAAATATGCag ACTTATCTTCAATCGACAACGGTTCGATTAGAAGAATGGCGGATCAAGAGAACCGATACGGAACAATGGATGCACCACCGCCAACTGCCACCGGAGCTCCGCCAGTCTGTCCGGAGATATGACCAGTATAAATGGGTGGCAACTCGAGGGGTGGATGAAGAATCTCTTCTTAAAGGACTTCCGTTAGATCTCCGACGAGATATAAAACGTCATCTTTGTTACGATCTAGTTCGCCGA GTTCCGTTGTTTGATCAAATGGATGAAAGGATGCTAGATGCGATATGTGAGAGGCTACAACCGTCATTGTGTACTCAAGGAACATGTCTAGTGCGAGAAGGTGATCCGGTGAACGAAATGTTATTTATAATTCGAGGAAACCTAGATTCCTACACTACAAACGGTGGTCGAACTGGCTTTTACAATTCATGCCAGATCGGTCCAGGTGATTTTTGTGGGGAGGAGCTGCTGACGTGGGCCTTGGACCCACGTCCGAGTGTGGTCCTCCCCTCGTCCACCCGGACAGTTAAGGCAATATCTGAAGTCGAAGCTTTTGCGCTCATAGCAGAGGATTTGAAATTTGTGGCGTCACAGTTTCGAAGATTGCATAGTAAGCAATTAAGGCATAAGTTTAGGTTTTATAGCCACCAGTGGCGGACATGGGCGGCTTGTTTTGTTCAGGCGGCGTGGCGGCGATATAAGAGGAGAAAGAGTGTTAGGGAACTTCAGGCTCGTGAGAGCTTTAAGAGTGTTGATTATGAGTCGGGAGCTAGCTCACCAGTGCATGGTGGTGGGAGTAGAAGGCCCGGAGGGTTGAAACCTGGCGGCGGCGGTGGCTCGTTGCAGAAACCGACAGAACCTGATTTTTCTGTAGAGGAGAGGAATGATTATTGA
- the LOC111897698 gene encoding uncharacterized protein LOC111897698, which translates to MGTSGEEGSGKKDNETTNIDSNSPYYLHASDYPRQMQVNDILTDSNYSDWSQEMTNFLYAKNKMGFGNETIEKPEENVVEYLMWMRCDAMIKGWLTTTMEKGIRYSVKYASTSTEIWAYLKERFGKESAPRAYELKRTLAITYQDGASFSAYYTKMRSVWDEIQSVCPLPPCTCGKCSCNIGKRLTESKEKERLYEFLLGLDDGFLTVRTQILTSKPTPTLGEAYHLVAEYE; encoded by the coding sequence ATGGGCACCAGTGGTGAAGAAGGCTCTGGCAAGAAAGACAATGAAACCACAAATATCGACTCCAATTCACCTTATTACCTGCATGCGTCTGATTATCCCAGACAAATGCAAGTGAATGACATTCTAACTGATAGCAATTACAGCGATTGGTCACAGGAGATGACAAATTTCCTGTATGCAAAGAACAAGATGGGATTTGGGAATGAAACCATCGAGAAACCAGAAGAAAACGTTGTTGAATACTTGATGTGGATGAGGTGTGATGCCATGATCAAAGGATGGCTCACCACAACAATGGAGAAAGGCATCAGATACAGCGTGAAGTATGCCTCCACATCAACAGAAATATGGGCATATCTCAAGGAACGTTTTGGAAAGGAGAGCGCCCCTCGTGCTTATGAACTAAAGAGAACACTAGCTATTACATACCAAGATGGAGCTTCCTTTTCTGCCTACTACACTAAGATGAGAAGTGTATGGGACGAGATTCAATCAGTGTGCCCTCTGCCCCCGTGCACATGTGGAAAATGCTCCTGTAATATTGGGAAAAGATTGACTGAGTCTAAAGAAAAGGAAAGATTGTATGAATTTCTTTTGGGACTGGATGATGGTTTTTTGACTGTCAGGACTCAAATCCTCACATCGAAACCTACACCAACACTTGGAGAAGCTTACCATCTCGTCGCTGAATATGAATAG